The following coding sequences are from one Nicotiana tomentosiformis chromosome 3, ASM39032v3, whole genome shotgun sequence window:
- the LOC138907694 gene encoding uncharacterized protein: MGRGTTQPASSAATTSTTPRPARATPAPTGRGAEKGGAHSLGGPSRFYAMRGCQSSEAPLDVVTDPVSTLSYVTPYIALEFGMEPEQLHEPFFISTPVGEPILAARVYRDCVVTVHGRDTMVDLVELGIVNFDVIMRMDWLYSCFAKLDC, from the exons ATGGGCAGGGGTACAACacaaccagccagttctgcagctactacatctacAACACCTCGTCCAGCTCGAGCCACTCCAGCAcccacagggcgtggtgcagAAAAGGGTGGTGCACATAGTTTGGGAGGACccagccgattctatgctatgaggggttgccagagttcagaggctcctctagatgttgtcacag ATCCTGTTTCCACTTTGTCGTATGTAACTCCTTATATTGCTCTAGAATTCGGGAtggaaccggaacaacttcacgAGCCGTTCTTtatatctactccagttggtgagcCTATATTGGCCGcgcgagtttatagggattgtgttgtcacggtgcatggtcgAGACACCATGGTCGATCTCGTTGAATTAGGGATAGttaattttgatgtgataatgcggatggactggctttattcatgtttcgccaagcttgattgctga